A window of Scomber scombrus chromosome 23, fScoSco1.1, whole genome shotgun sequence contains these coding sequences:
- the LOC134005632 gene encoding kelch-like protein 33 — translation MDEDTESDYENVALIYCQDDYPTHIFHTLTEFRESSLLTDLILSTDDGNNFLIHSIVLAAVSSLIMKSLSRRDAENDKADEINDNDKSAGVQRWSMSLGPEVEHVGLEAVVEFAYTGLISCLNRDTVDQIKAAAKTLGAPRVLDLCTKEKEKSTKTGGQKKEEGISAARQMMISLQSIKQLWMDRVGCDVVLIARGASLHVHRVILAASSDYFRGMFTLGMRESLQPCVALPFLLASELEVLTGCSYSGALPLSWSCVFEITCTSLQLQYQPALSLCLRFLQQEINPHSCLDVAAFAEAYDMMPLLEIADDFVLRQFQKVSCTSKFKDLPAKQLLKYLNSYSLCVPSELVVFKAVAAWIQAKPKRRLKLAQELMKTIHFPLMTFKEFKEVQSLNMWSDHSLAELYEAVFEDFCSNDTAPHSRCRIYLPKESLVLIGGDQICEDMASRSISRELWFGNSLVNHTGIKKAMEWRRLGEMPEPARFRHEVAVLDGQLYMFGGKCYYGIDDTLESVYRYDPLQNSWEKLAEMQEKRCAFSAFVLDGNIYATGGHCNPYYIESVERYSPITNSWGFTKPLDLPLSGHVAKVLQGRIFISGGLNSEYQCLASMFLYHPETGSTYLANMTKPRAHHCMETLGDNLYVAGGITLDANMIILDHLACEVYNPAADSWTAFSSLPVPHVGAGSAVLEGKFYVLGGYSHEDFSDTTMVHRYDPTIYRWENMGKMPGPNNDIRASLLCLPSHVRL, via the exons ATGGATGAAGATACAGAGAGTGATTATGAAAATGTGGCACTGATATACTGCCAAGATGATTACCCCACTCATATATTCCACACCTTGACAGAGTTCAGGGAATCCTCCCTTCTCACTGACCTTATTTTGAGCACAGATGATGGAAATAATTTCCTCATACACTCCATTGTCCTGGCTGCTGTCAGCTCCCTCATAATGAAAAGTCTGAGTAGAAGGGATGCTGAAAATGATAAAGCTgatgaaataaatgacaatgacaaaaGTGCTGGAGTGCAGAGGTGGTCAATGTCTTTGGGTCCAGAGGTGGAACATGTTGGATTGGAGGCAGTTGTGGAGTTTGCCTACACTGGACTCATATCATGTTTAAATAGGGACACTGTGGACCAGATAAAGGCTGCTGCTAAAACACTGGGCGCCCCAAGGGTGTTGGATCTCTGCACCAAGGAAAAGGAGAAGTCAACAAAAACtggaggacagaagaaagaagaagggattTCTGCTGCCAGACAAATGATGATCAGTCTTCAGTCCATCAAACAGCTATGGATGGACAGAGTGGGCTGTGATGTTGTTCTAATAGCTCGTGGGGCATCACTTCATG TCCACAGAGTCATCCTGGCTGCAAGTAGTGACTACTTTCGAGGTATGTTCACCTTGGGGATGAGGGAGTCCCTTCAGCCTTGTGTCGCCCTCCCCTTCCTTTTGGCTTCAGAGTTGGAAGTTCTGACTGGCTGCTCCTACAGTGGGGCACTCCCCCTCAGCTGGAGTTGTGTCTTTGAGATCACTTGCACCTCCCTTCAGCTCCAGTACCAACCTGCCCTCTCCTTGTGCCTGAGATTCCTCCAACAAGAAATAAATCCCCACTCCTGCCTGGATGTGGCAGCGTTTGCTGAGGCCTATGACATGATGCCACTTCTTGAAATTGCTGATGATTTCGTCTTGCGGCAATTCCAAAAAGTGTCTTGCACCTCAAAGTTCAAGGACCTGCCAGCCAAACAACTCCTGAAGTACCTGAACAGCTACTCACTGTGTGTTCCATCTGAGCTTGTTGTATTCAAAGCAGTGGCAGCCTGGATCCAAGCTAAGCCCAAGAGAAGGCTGAAACTTGCCCAAGAACTAATGAAAACCATCCACTTTCCCCTAATGACTTTTAAGGAATTCAAAGAGGTTCAGTCTCTAAACATGTGGTCTGATCACAGCTTAGCAGAGCTCTACGAAGCAGTTTTTGAAGATTTCTGCTCCAATGATACAGCACCACACAGTCGGTGTCGCATCTATCTGCCGAAAGAGAGTCTAGTCTTGATTGGAGGTGACCAGATCTGCGAGGACATGGCTAGCCGCAGCATCAGCAGAGAACTCTGGTTTGGGAATTCTCTGGTGAACCATACAGGAATTAAAAAGGCCATGGAGTGGAGAAGGTTGGGAGAGATGCCAGAGCCAGCAAGGTTTAGACATGAGGTTGCTGTCCTCGACGGACAACTGTACATGTTTGGGGGCAAGTGTTATTATGGCATTGATGACACCCTGGAATCTGTTTATAG GTATGACCCTCTTCAAAACAGCTGGGAGAAACTGGCTGAAATGCAAGAAAAGAGATGTGCATTCTCTGCGTTTGTACTGGACGGAAACATATATGCCACTGGCGGACATTGTAACCCTTATTATATAGAGAGTGTGGAACGATACAGCCCCATCACAAACTCTTGGGG cTTTACCAAGCCATTGGATCTGCCTCTGAGTGGACATGTTGCAAAGGTTTTACAAGGGCGGATCTTCATCTCAGGAGGGCTGAACAGCGAGTACCAGTGTCTGGCATCCATGTTTCTGTATCACCCAGAGACAGGAAGCACCTATCTGGCAAACATGACTAAACCACGCGCTCACCACTGCATGGAGACCCTAGGTGACAATCTCTATGTAGCAGGTGGAATCACGCTAGATGCTAACATGATTATCTTAGACCACCTAGCTTGTGAGGTGTACAATCCAGCGGCTGACTCCTGGACTGCCTTTTCATCCTTACCAGTGCCACATGTCGGAGCAGGAAGTGCTGTTTTGGAGGGGAAGTTTTATGTGCTTGGCGGGTACAGCCATGAAGACTTCAGTGACACTACAATGGTCCATCGTTATGATCCTACTATATACAGATGGGAGAACATGGGCAAGATGCCTGGACCAAACAATGACATACGAGCATCTTTGCTGTGTTTGCCATCACATGTGCGATTGTaa
- the LOC134005494 gene encoding complement C1q-like protein 2, with product MLQKRTDGLEADVNSLKKENEDLQMRLNATNEETDKGKKSAGNAAPKIAFSTSLSNSGFIYGGPSNVNLKLVFKRVISNIGNGYNPDTGIFTASVKGLYYFTFTTVGCKSYDIRAMLMKNGAHQVSTNDHRSTDSTDSSSNAAALPLDAGDKVHVQLSANSRVFDNRNGYTTFSGFLLFSM from the exons ATGCTGCAAAAAAGGACTGATGGTCTGGAAG CTGACGTGAACAGCCTGAAGAAAGAGAATGAAG aCTTGCAAATGAGACTGAATGCCACAAACGAGGAGACTGACAAGGGGAAAAAGAGTGCTGGTAATG CTGCTCCTAAGATCGCATTCTCCACCTCGTTGTCGAATTCTGGTTTTATTTACGGAGGACCCAGCAATGTCAATCTCAAGCTGGTTTTCAAGAGGGTGATCTCGAACATTGGCAATGGTTACAATCCAGATacag GAATCTTCACAGCATCAGTAAAGGGTCTCTACTACTTTACCTTCACCACTGTAGGCTGCAAGAGTTATGACATCAGGGCCATGTTAATGAAGAATGGTGCCCATCAGGTTTCAACCAATGATCACCGTTCAACTGACAGCACAGACAGTAGCAgtaatgctgctgctctgcCACTGGACGCTGGCGATAAGGTGCACGTTCAACTATCGGCGAACAGCAGAGTGTTTGATAACCGGAATGGATACACAACCTTCAGTggttttctcctcttctctatGTAG